In Citrus sinensis cultivar Valencia sweet orange chromosome 4, DVS_A1.0, whole genome shotgun sequence, one DNA window encodes the following:
- the LOC102611605 gene encoding probable zinc metalloprotease EGY2, chloroplastic isoform X5, with protein MNFTTTFRGNLSLLPHCSSCCDIRFQPILASLHVTRPVRCRLGNFSSYKVSRKKRELICRVTDTQTEPDSNNDKEKEVHDGQENQPATASDQEDDKSQPDSQLDSQPQVENQINGNDVADTKGGVQQDDGNGEVASGSPLPGVKPQQLDEYIRIPKETIDILKDQVFGFDTFFVTNQEPYEGGVLFKGNLRGQAAKTYEKISTRMKNKFGDQYKLFLLVNPEDDKPVAVVVPRKTLQPETTAVPEWFAAGAFGLVTVFTLLLRNVPALQSNLLSTFDNLNLLTNGLPGALVTALVIGVHELGHILAAKSTGVELGVPYFVPSWQIGSFGAITRIRNIVSKREDLLKVAAAGPLAGFSLGFVLFLVGFIFPPSDGIGIVVDASVFHESFLAGGFAKLLLGDVLKDGTPISVNPLVIWAWAGLLINAINSIPAGELDGGRIAFALWGRKASTRLTGVSIVLLGLSSLFSDVTFYWVVLVFFLQRGPIAPLSEEITDPDDKYIALGVLVLFLGLLVCLPYPFPFSDQAVSNF; from the exons atgaatttcacGACAACTTTTCGCGGGAACTTGAGTCTGCTACCACATTGCAGTTCTTGTTGTGATATTCGTTTTCAGCCAATTTTAGCTTCGTTACATGTCACTCGCCCCGTACGGTGCCGTTTAGGAAACTTCAGCTCCTATAAGGTTTCAAG GAAGAAGAGAGAGCTTATTTGTAGAGTAACTGATACACAGACTGAACCGGATAGCAATAATGATAAG GAAAAAGAAGTTCATGATGGTCAAGAAAATCAACCGGCAACTGCTTCCGATCAGGAGGATGACAAATCCCAGCCGGATTCTCAACTTGATTCACAGCCCCAAgttgaaaatcaaataaatggcAATGATGTTGCTGATACAAAAGGTGGCGTCcag CAGGATGATGGCAATGGAGAAGTTGCCAGTGGATCCCCATTGCCAGGTGTGAAG CCTCAGCAACTGGATGAATATATAAGGATTCCAAAGGAGACAATTGATATTCTAAAGGACCAAGTATTCGGTTTTGATACCTTTTTTGTGACAAACCAGGAGCCATATGAG GGTGGAGTTTTGTTTAAAGGAAATCTGAGAGGACAGGCAGCTAAAACCTATGAAAAAATATCAACTAGGATGAAG AATAAATTTGGGGATCAGTATAAGCTTTTTCTTCTGGTCAATCCAGAGGATGATAAGCCAGTAGCAGTTGTAGTTCCAAGGAAAACATTGCAACCAGAGACAACAG CTGTCCCAGAATGGTTCGCAGCTGGGGCATTTGGGTTGGTTACTGTGTTTACATTACTTCTCCGGAATGTGCCTGCTCTGCAGTCCAACTTATT ATCAACTTTTGACAATCTCAACTTGTTGACAAATGGCCTTCCTGGAGCTCTTGTTACTGCACTTGTTATAGGGGTACATGAACTTGGCCACATTTTAGCTGCGAAAAGCACTGGAGTTGAGCTCGGGGTGCCCTACTTCGTTCCTAGTTGGCAG ATAGGCTCTTTTGGTGCTATAACGAGGATTAGAAATATTGTTTCCAAGCGTGAAGATCTCCTAAAGGTTGCAGCAGCTGGACCTTTGGCTGGGTTCTCGTTGGgctttgttctttttcttgtaggATTCATATTCCCACCCAGTGATGGTATCGGCATTGTTGTTGATGCTTCAGTATTCCATGAGTCGTTTCTTGCTGGGGGCTTTG CAAAGCTTCTTCTTGGCGATGTACTCAAGGACGGCACTCCAATATCTGTTAACCCATTAGTCATTTGGGCTTGGGCTGGACTTCTCATAAATGCCATCAACAGCATCCCTGCTGGGGAGCTAGATGGAGGCCGAATTGCTTTTGCCTTATGGGGAAGAAAG GCTTCAACGCGCTTGACAGGTGTCTCAATCGTGCTGCTAGGCCTGTCCTCTCTTTTTAGTGACGTCACATTCTATTGGGTTGTACTCGTATTCTTCTTGCAGAGGGGGCCAATTGCTCCACTCTCTGAGGAAATCACAGATCCTGATGATAAGTACATTGCTCTCGGAGTTCTAGTTTTGTTCCTAGGATTGCTGGTATGCTTACCATACCCATTCCCTTTCTCAGATCAAGCTGTTTCAAATTTCTAG
- the LOC102611605 gene encoding probable zinc metalloprotease EGY2, chloroplastic isoform X3, with protein sequence MNFTTTFRGNLSLLPHCSSCCDIRFQPILASLHVTRPVRCRLGNFSSYKVSRFCRKKRELICRVTDTQTEPDSNNDKEKEVHDGQENQPATASDQEDDKSQPDSQLDSQPQVENQINGNDVADTKGGVQQDDGNGEVASGSPLPGVKQLDEYIRIPKETIDILKDQVFGFDTFFVTNQEPYEGGVLFKGNLRGQAAKTYEKISTRMKNKFGDQYKLFLLVNPEDDKPVAVVVPRKTLQPETTAVPEWFAAGAFGLVTVFTLLLRNVPALQSNLLSTFDNLNLLTNGLPGALVTALVIGVHELGHILAAKSTGVELGVPYFVPSWQIGSFGAITRIRNIVSKREDLLKVAAAGPLAGFSLGFVLFLVGFIFPPSDGIGIVVDASVFHESFLAGGFAKLLLGDVLKDGTPISVNPLVIWAWAGLLINAINSIPAGELDGGRIAFALWGRKASTRLTGVSIVLLGLSSLFSDVTFYWVVLVFFLQRGPIAPLSEEITDPDDKYIALGVLVLFLGLLVCLPYPFPFSDQAVSNF encoded by the exons atgaatttcacGACAACTTTTCGCGGGAACTTGAGTCTGCTACCACATTGCAGTTCTTGTTGTGATATTCGTTTTCAGCCAATTTTAGCTTCGTTACATGTCACTCGCCCCGTACGGTGCCGTTTAGGAAACTTCAGCTCCTATAAGGTTTCAAG ATTTTGCAGGAAGAAGAGAGAGCTTATTTGTAGAGTAACTGATACACAGACTGAACCGGATAGCAATAATGATAAG GAAAAAGAAGTTCATGATGGTCAAGAAAATCAACCGGCAACTGCTTCCGATCAGGAGGATGACAAATCCCAGCCGGATTCTCAACTTGATTCACAGCCCCAAgttgaaaatcaaataaatggcAATGATGTTGCTGATACAAAAGGTGGCGTCcag CAGGATGATGGCAATGGAGAAGTTGCCAGTGGATCCCCATTGCCAGGTGTGAAG CAACTGGATGAATATATAAGGATTCCAAAGGAGACAATTGATATTCTAAAGGACCAAGTATTCGGTTTTGATACCTTTTTTGTGACAAACCAGGAGCCATATGAG GGTGGAGTTTTGTTTAAAGGAAATCTGAGAGGACAGGCAGCTAAAACCTATGAAAAAATATCAACTAGGATGAAG AATAAATTTGGGGATCAGTATAAGCTTTTTCTTCTGGTCAATCCAGAGGATGATAAGCCAGTAGCAGTTGTAGTTCCAAGGAAAACATTGCAACCAGAGACAACAG CTGTCCCAGAATGGTTCGCAGCTGGGGCATTTGGGTTGGTTACTGTGTTTACATTACTTCTCCGGAATGTGCCTGCTCTGCAGTCCAACTTATT ATCAACTTTTGACAATCTCAACTTGTTGACAAATGGCCTTCCTGGAGCTCTTGTTACTGCACTTGTTATAGGGGTACATGAACTTGGCCACATTTTAGCTGCGAAAAGCACTGGAGTTGAGCTCGGGGTGCCCTACTTCGTTCCTAGTTGGCAG ATAGGCTCTTTTGGTGCTATAACGAGGATTAGAAATATTGTTTCCAAGCGTGAAGATCTCCTAAAGGTTGCAGCAGCTGGACCTTTGGCTGGGTTCTCGTTGGgctttgttctttttcttgtaggATTCATATTCCCACCCAGTGATGGTATCGGCATTGTTGTTGATGCTTCAGTATTCCATGAGTCGTTTCTTGCTGGGGGCTTTG CAAAGCTTCTTCTTGGCGATGTACTCAAGGACGGCACTCCAATATCTGTTAACCCATTAGTCATTTGGGCTTGGGCTGGACTTCTCATAAATGCCATCAACAGCATCCCTGCTGGGGAGCTAGATGGAGGCCGAATTGCTTTTGCCTTATGGGGAAGAAAG GCTTCAACGCGCTTGACAGGTGTCTCAATCGTGCTGCTAGGCCTGTCCTCTCTTTTTAGTGACGTCACATTCTATTGGGTTGTACTCGTATTCTTCTTGCAGAGGGGGCCAATTGCTCCACTCTCTGAGGAAATCACAGATCCTGATGATAAGTACATTGCTCTCGGAGTTCTAGTTTTGTTCCTAGGATTGCTGGTATGCTTACCATACCCATTCCCTTTCTCAGATCAAGCTGTTTCAAATTTCTAG
- the LOC102611605 gene encoding probable zinc metalloprotease EGY2, chloroplastic isoform X2: MNFTTTFRGNLSLLPHCSSCCDIRFQPILASLHVTRPVRCRLGNFSSYKVSRFCRKKRELICRVTDTQTEPDSNNDKEKEVHDGQENQPATASDQEDDKSQPDSQLDSQPQVENQINGNDVADTKGGVQDDGNGEVASGSPLPGVKPQQLDEYIRIPKETIDILKDQVFGFDTFFVTNQEPYEGGVLFKGNLRGQAAKTYEKISTRMKNKFGDQYKLFLLVNPEDDKPVAVVVPRKTLQPETTAVPEWFAAGAFGLVTVFTLLLRNVPALQSNLLSTFDNLNLLTNGLPGALVTALVIGVHELGHILAAKSTGVELGVPYFVPSWQIGSFGAITRIRNIVSKREDLLKVAAAGPLAGFSLGFVLFLVGFIFPPSDGIGIVVDASVFHESFLAGGFAKLLLGDVLKDGTPISVNPLVIWAWAGLLINAINSIPAGELDGGRIAFALWGRKASTRLTGVSIVLLGLSSLFSDVTFYWVVLVFFLQRGPIAPLSEEITDPDDKYIALGVLVLFLGLLVCLPYPFPFSDQAVSNF, encoded by the exons atgaatttcacGACAACTTTTCGCGGGAACTTGAGTCTGCTACCACATTGCAGTTCTTGTTGTGATATTCGTTTTCAGCCAATTTTAGCTTCGTTACATGTCACTCGCCCCGTACGGTGCCGTTTAGGAAACTTCAGCTCCTATAAGGTTTCAAG ATTTTGCAGGAAGAAGAGAGAGCTTATTTGTAGAGTAACTGATACACAGACTGAACCGGATAGCAATAATGATAAG GAAAAAGAAGTTCATGATGGTCAAGAAAATCAACCGGCAACTGCTTCCGATCAGGAGGATGACAAATCCCAGCCGGATTCTCAACTTGATTCACAGCCCCAAgttgaaaatcaaataaatggcAATGATGTTGCTGATACAAAAGGTGGCGTCcag GATGATGGCAATGGAGAAGTTGCCAGTGGATCCCCATTGCCAGGTGTGAAG CCTCAGCAACTGGATGAATATATAAGGATTCCAAAGGAGACAATTGATATTCTAAAGGACCAAGTATTCGGTTTTGATACCTTTTTTGTGACAAACCAGGAGCCATATGAG GGTGGAGTTTTGTTTAAAGGAAATCTGAGAGGACAGGCAGCTAAAACCTATGAAAAAATATCAACTAGGATGAAG AATAAATTTGGGGATCAGTATAAGCTTTTTCTTCTGGTCAATCCAGAGGATGATAAGCCAGTAGCAGTTGTAGTTCCAAGGAAAACATTGCAACCAGAGACAACAG CTGTCCCAGAATGGTTCGCAGCTGGGGCATTTGGGTTGGTTACTGTGTTTACATTACTTCTCCGGAATGTGCCTGCTCTGCAGTCCAACTTATT ATCAACTTTTGACAATCTCAACTTGTTGACAAATGGCCTTCCTGGAGCTCTTGTTACTGCACTTGTTATAGGGGTACATGAACTTGGCCACATTTTAGCTGCGAAAAGCACTGGAGTTGAGCTCGGGGTGCCCTACTTCGTTCCTAGTTGGCAG ATAGGCTCTTTTGGTGCTATAACGAGGATTAGAAATATTGTTTCCAAGCGTGAAGATCTCCTAAAGGTTGCAGCAGCTGGACCTTTGGCTGGGTTCTCGTTGGgctttgttctttttcttgtaggATTCATATTCCCACCCAGTGATGGTATCGGCATTGTTGTTGATGCTTCAGTATTCCATGAGTCGTTTCTTGCTGGGGGCTTTG CAAAGCTTCTTCTTGGCGATGTACTCAAGGACGGCACTCCAATATCTGTTAACCCATTAGTCATTTGGGCTTGGGCTGGACTTCTCATAAATGCCATCAACAGCATCCCTGCTGGGGAGCTAGATGGAGGCCGAATTGCTTTTGCCTTATGGGGAAGAAAG GCTTCAACGCGCTTGACAGGTGTCTCAATCGTGCTGCTAGGCCTGTCCTCTCTTTTTAGTGACGTCACATTCTATTGGGTTGTACTCGTATTCTTCTTGCAGAGGGGGCCAATTGCTCCACTCTCTGAGGAAATCACAGATCCTGATGATAAGTACATTGCTCTCGGAGTTCTAGTTTTGTTCCTAGGATTGCTGGTATGCTTACCATACCCATTCCCTTTCTCAGATCAAGCTGTTTCAAATTTCTAG
- the LOC102611605 gene encoding probable zinc metalloprotease EGY2, chloroplastic isoform X1, protein MNFTTTFRGNLSLLPHCSSCCDIRFQPILASLHVTRPVRCRLGNFSSYKVSRFCRKKRELICRVTDTQTEPDSNNDKEKEVHDGQENQPATASDQEDDKSQPDSQLDSQPQVENQINGNDVADTKGGVQQDDGNGEVASGSPLPGVKPQQLDEYIRIPKETIDILKDQVFGFDTFFVTNQEPYEGGVLFKGNLRGQAAKTYEKISTRMKNKFGDQYKLFLLVNPEDDKPVAVVVPRKTLQPETTAVPEWFAAGAFGLVTVFTLLLRNVPALQSNLLSTFDNLNLLTNGLPGALVTALVIGVHELGHILAAKSTGVELGVPYFVPSWQIGSFGAITRIRNIVSKREDLLKVAAAGPLAGFSLGFVLFLVGFIFPPSDGIGIVVDASVFHESFLAGGFAKLLLGDVLKDGTPISVNPLVIWAWAGLLINAINSIPAGELDGGRIAFALWGRKASTRLTGVSIVLLGLSSLFSDVTFYWVVLVFFLQRGPIAPLSEEITDPDDKYIALGVLVLFLGLLVCLPYPFPFSDQAVSNF, encoded by the exons atgaatttcacGACAACTTTTCGCGGGAACTTGAGTCTGCTACCACATTGCAGTTCTTGTTGTGATATTCGTTTTCAGCCAATTTTAGCTTCGTTACATGTCACTCGCCCCGTACGGTGCCGTTTAGGAAACTTCAGCTCCTATAAGGTTTCAAG ATTTTGCAGGAAGAAGAGAGAGCTTATTTGTAGAGTAACTGATACACAGACTGAACCGGATAGCAATAATGATAAG GAAAAAGAAGTTCATGATGGTCAAGAAAATCAACCGGCAACTGCTTCCGATCAGGAGGATGACAAATCCCAGCCGGATTCTCAACTTGATTCACAGCCCCAAgttgaaaatcaaataaatggcAATGATGTTGCTGATACAAAAGGTGGCGTCcag CAGGATGATGGCAATGGAGAAGTTGCCAGTGGATCCCCATTGCCAGGTGTGAAG CCTCAGCAACTGGATGAATATATAAGGATTCCAAAGGAGACAATTGATATTCTAAAGGACCAAGTATTCGGTTTTGATACCTTTTTTGTGACAAACCAGGAGCCATATGAG GGTGGAGTTTTGTTTAAAGGAAATCTGAGAGGACAGGCAGCTAAAACCTATGAAAAAATATCAACTAGGATGAAG AATAAATTTGGGGATCAGTATAAGCTTTTTCTTCTGGTCAATCCAGAGGATGATAAGCCAGTAGCAGTTGTAGTTCCAAGGAAAACATTGCAACCAGAGACAACAG CTGTCCCAGAATGGTTCGCAGCTGGGGCATTTGGGTTGGTTACTGTGTTTACATTACTTCTCCGGAATGTGCCTGCTCTGCAGTCCAACTTATT ATCAACTTTTGACAATCTCAACTTGTTGACAAATGGCCTTCCTGGAGCTCTTGTTACTGCACTTGTTATAGGGGTACATGAACTTGGCCACATTTTAGCTGCGAAAAGCACTGGAGTTGAGCTCGGGGTGCCCTACTTCGTTCCTAGTTGGCAG ATAGGCTCTTTTGGTGCTATAACGAGGATTAGAAATATTGTTTCCAAGCGTGAAGATCTCCTAAAGGTTGCAGCAGCTGGACCTTTGGCTGGGTTCTCGTTGGgctttgttctttttcttgtaggATTCATATTCCCACCCAGTGATGGTATCGGCATTGTTGTTGATGCTTCAGTATTCCATGAGTCGTTTCTTGCTGGGGGCTTTG CAAAGCTTCTTCTTGGCGATGTACTCAAGGACGGCACTCCAATATCTGTTAACCCATTAGTCATTTGGGCTTGGGCTGGACTTCTCATAAATGCCATCAACAGCATCCCTGCTGGGGAGCTAGATGGAGGCCGAATTGCTTTTGCCTTATGGGGAAGAAAG GCTTCAACGCGCTTGACAGGTGTCTCAATCGTGCTGCTAGGCCTGTCCTCTCTTTTTAGTGACGTCACATTCTATTGGGTTGTACTCGTATTCTTCTTGCAGAGGGGGCCAATTGCTCCACTCTCTGAGGAAATCACAGATCCTGATGATAAGTACATTGCTCTCGGAGTTCTAGTTTTGTTCCTAGGATTGCTGGTATGCTTACCATACCCATTCCCTTTCTCAGATCAAGCTGTTTCAAATTTCTAG
- the LOC102611605 gene encoding probable zinc metalloprotease EGY2, chloroplastic isoform X4 — protein MNFTTTFRGNLSLLPHCSSCCDIRFQPILASLHVTRPVRCRLGNFSSYKVSRFCRKKRELICRVTDTQTEPDSNNDKEKEVHDGQENQPATASDQEDDKSQPDSQLDSQPQVENQINGNDVADTKGGVQDDGNGEVASGSPLPGVKQLDEYIRIPKETIDILKDQVFGFDTFFVTNQEPYEGGVLFKGNLRGQAAKTYEKISTRMKNKFGDQYKLFLLVNPEDDKPVAVVVPRKTLQPETTAVPEWFAAGAFGLVTVFTLLLRNVPALQSNLLSTFDNLNLLTNGLPGALVTALVIGVHELGHILAAKSTGVELGVPYFVPSWQIGSFGAITRIRNIVSKREDLLKVAAAGPLAGFSLGFVLFLVGFIFPPSDGIGIVVDASVFHESFLAGGFAKLLLGDVLKDGTPISVNPLVIWAWAGLLINAINSIPAGELDGGRIAFALWGRKASTRLTGVSIVLLGLSSLFSDVTFYWVVLVFFLQRGPIAPLSEEITDPDDKYIALGVLVLFLGLLVCLPYPFPFSDQAVSNF, from the exons atgaatttcacGACAACTTTTCGCGGGAACTTGAGTCTGCTACCACATTGCAGTTCTTGTTGTGATATTCGTTTTCAGCCAATTTTAGCTTCGTTACATGTCACTCGCCCCGTACGGTGCCGTTTAGGAAACTTCAGCTCCTATAAGGTTTCAAG ATTTTGCAGGAAGAAGAGAGAGCTTATTTGTAGAGTAACTGATACACAGACTGAACCGGATAGCAATAATGATAAG GAAAAAGAAGTTCATGATGGTCAAGAAAATCAACCGGCAACTGCTTCCGATCAGGAGGATGACAAATCCCAGCCGGATTCTCAACTTGATTCACAGCCCCAAgttgaaaatcaaataaatggcAATGATGTTGCTGATACAAAAGGTGGCGTCcag GATGATGGCAATGGAGAAGTTGCCAGTGGATCCCCATTGCCAGGTGTGAAG CAACTGGATGAATATATAAGGATTCCAAAGGAGACAATTGATATTCTAAAGGACCAAGTATTCGGTTTTGATACCTTTTTTGTGACAAACCAGGAGCCATATGAG GGTGGAGTTTTGTTTAAAGGAAATCTGAGAGGACAGGCAGCTAAAACCTATGAAAAAATATCAACTAGGATGAAG AATAAATTTGGGGATCAGTATAAGCTTTTTCTTCTGGTCAATCCAGAGGATGATAAGCCAGTAGCAGTTGTAGTTCCAAGGAAAACATTGCAACCAGAGACAACAG CTGTCCCAGAATGGTTCGCAGCTGGGGCATTTGGGTTGGTTACTGTGTTTACATTACTTCTCCGGAATGTGCCTGCTCTGCAGTCCAACTTATT ATCAACTTTTGACAATCTCAACTTGTTGACAAATGGCCTTCCTGGAGCTCTTGTTACTGCACTTGTTATAGGGGTACATGAACTTGGCCACATTTTAGCTGCGAAAAGCACTGGAGTTGAGCTCGGGGTGCCCTACTTCGTTCCTAGTTGGCAG ATAGGCTCTTTTGGTGCTATAACGAGGATTAGAAATATTGTTTCCAAGCGTGAAGATCTCCTAAAGGTTGCAGCAGCTGGACCTTTGGCTGGGTTCTCGTTGGgctttgttctttttcttgtaggATTCATATTCCCACCCAGTGATGGTATCGGCATTGTTGTTGATGCTTCAGTATTCCATGAGTCGTTTCTTGCTGGGGGCTTTG CAAAGCTTCTTCTTGGCGATGTACTCAAGGACGGCACTCCAATATCTGTTAACCCATTAGTCATTTGGGCTTGGGCTGGACTTCTCATAAATGCCATCAACAGCATCCCTGCTGGGGAGCTAGATGGAGGCCGAATTGCTTTTGCCTTATGGGGAAGAAAG GCTTCAACGCGCTTGACAGGTGTCTCAATCGTGCTGCTAGGCCTGTCCTCTCTTTTTAGTGACGTCACATTCTATTGGGTTGTACTCGTATTCTTCTTGCAGAGGGGGCCAATTGCTCCACTCTCTGAGGAAATCACAGATCCTGATGATAAGTACATTGCTCTCGGAGTTCTAGTTTTGTTCCTAGGATTGCTGGTATGCTTACCATACCCATTCCCTTTCTCAGATCAAGCTGTTTCAAATTTCTAG